One Deinococcota bacterium genomic window carries:
- a CDS encoding type II toxin-antitoxin system VapC family toxin, which yields MILDSSAVVAILLSEPDHEDIYHKILRAETVGIGAPTLTETGIVLTARLRRPAQSILRKFLDRAGVTVVSFDERHWQLSLEAFERYGKGRHPARLNFGDCLSYATAKLAGQPLLCVGNDFAQTDVELA from the coding sequence ATGATTTTGGACAGCTCGGCGGTCGTCGCCATCTTGCTCAGCGAGCCTGACCACGAAGACATCTACCACAAGATACTCCGAGCCGAAACGGTCGGTATAGGGGCGCCAACCTTGACGGAGACGGGCATCGTGCTCACGGCGAGACTGCGCCGACCTGCTCAATCTATCCTCCGCAAATTTTTGGATAGGGCTGGGGTGACGGTCGTTTCTTTTGACGAGCGGCACTGGCAGTTGTCGCTCGAGGCGTTTGAACGCTACGGCAAGGGCCGCCATCCCGCCAGGCTCAACTTCGGCGACTGCCTGAGCTACGCCACCGCCAAGCTTGCCGGGCAGCCGCTGCTCTGCGTCGGCAACGACTTCGCGCAGACTGACGTGGAACTCGCCTAG